Part of the Streptomyces europaeiscabiei genome is shown below.
CCACCTCACCGACGACCCGGACGGACTCCTCGACGCACTCGGCGCGGCGGTGGTCCGGTGGCCGGAGCGCACCGCGGCCGAGCACCACCGGTCCCTGTTCGGACTGCTCTGCGCCCGGTTCGGACGCACCGCCGTCGTGGAGCGCTCCGGCTACTCCACCGGCTGGGTACGGGTACTGCGGGAGGCCTTCCCGGACGCGAAGTTCGTGCACATGTTCCGCAACGGTCCGGACTGCGCCCTGTCCATGAGCCGTCATCCCGGCTACCGCATGATCTCTCTGCTCCGCGAGATCAAGACCCGCTCCGGTATCGACAGCTTCTCCGCCCTGACCCCCGAGCACGTCCGCGCGCTGCCCCCGGACCTGGCGCCCCTGCTCGACGAATGCTTCGACCCCGCGCTCGTACGCGACCGGCACATCCCTCTGCGGACCTTCGGTGCCCTGTGGTCCGAACTCGTCATCGAGGCAACGGAGTTCCTCACCCGGCTCCCTGCCGACCAGCGCACCACCCTCGCCTACGAGAACCTGCTGGACCAGCCGGCCCAAGAGCTGACCCGCCTGGCGGACTTTGTCGGCGTGGTTCCCCTGCCCCAGTGGTTGCACACCGCGTCCGCCCTGCTCGACCACAGTCGGCGCGGCTCCGCCCGAAGTCTGCCTGCCGCGGACCTCGCCGAACTGCGGGCCGACTGCGCCCCGGGCCATCGCGTCCTGGGGGTATAGCGTTCACCCGTAGTGGTTGCAATGAGCTGGCAGGGTTGTTGCGTTGTTGTCGATTCCATTGCAATGAAAACCTGCTCTCTAGCTGCAGCTATTCCATCCCTGTGCAATTTGTATGTTGTCACATCCGTGAAGGCAACGTAGCGTTTCCGTATCAGGAAACAGTGCGTCGGCGTCTCGTAGGTCGAGGTGCATGTTTCGCGGAATGCGTGTTCACGGGGGTCAATGTCATGGGGACAGTGCGGAGCCGGTGGCAGACGGCACCCGGCGCGCTCACCGCCTTCGCCCGCTTCGTGCTCTGCGGCGGCGGAGTGGGGCTCGCCTCCAGCTTCGCGGTGGCGGCCCTCGCCTCCTGGATTCCCTGGGTCCTGGCCAACGCCCTGATCACCGCGGCTTCCACCCTCCTCGCCACCGAGCTGCACGCCCGATTCACCTTCGGTGCGGGCGGGCGTGCGACCTGGCACCAGCGCGTGCAGTCGGCAGGGTCCGCGGCGGCCGCGTACGCCGTGACCTGCGTGGCGATGCTGGCCCTGCAGCAACTGGTGGCGGCACCCGGTGCGGTGCTCGAACAGGTCGTCTACCTGTCCGCCTCCGCGCTCGCCGGCGTCGCACGGTTCGCGGTGCTGCGCCTTGTCGTTTTCGCGCGGAACCGCTCGCAGGCCGCGGTCGCCGTCCGCGCCACCCGTCCCGTGCACCCGACCGTGGCCCGCGCCGCGGCACCCGCCGGCCCGGCTGTGCTCTGCCGAGCAGTCTGACCGGCCGGCCTGACCGAGCCGCCGCAGCGCGGCTCGGCCGTCAGGGGCGGGGCTGCCGCTAGCCCGTGAACGTCATGGCGTATCCGTGGGCGGGGTGCTGCGGAACCGGGCGGGACGGCACCGAGCGGGACGGAACCGAAGCGGCGGAGGGAACGTTCGGGTGGGCTGCCTCGTTGCCTTCGAGTCCGTTCTCGTCGTCTTCCTCGGGAGCATCGTGCCGAAGCCCACGCCCGCACCCTCCGCAGTCCTCCCCGTACTTCCGACACTGAGCGCGCAGGCCGAGCGACTGATCGAGCTGGGTGTGCACGAACTCGCCGGACTGCCCGCCGACGACCTTCGTACCTTCGCCGAGGCCGCCGAAGCGGCTGATGCACCCGAGTCCGGCGACGGCGCCCTGCTCACGGTTCACCCGGACCTTGTTCCTGCCTCCGCCCTCGCGCCGCTGCTCCGACGGGACGGCAAGCCGGGATTCGTCGTCACCGACATGCCCGACGTCGACCGCTTCGCCCCCTGCGCCATCGAGCTGCCTGACGCCCGCCTCTACCTCGTCACCGGCCTTGACCGCGGTGACCACATGGCCAACTGGAGCCCGGAGGAGGCGCTGCCCGTCCTCACCAAGGAGGACCGCACGCCGCTGCTGCTCACCGAGGGCATCCACTGGGTGCTCCAGCAGCCGGAGGTTCTTGAGCGCAACCGCTGCTTCATGACCATCGGCTCCCGACTGCGCAAGGAGAACGGCACGCTGGACGCCCGCACACCGGCGATCTGGATCAGCAACGGCACCGGGCGGGACGGCAGCGAGCGCCGCAACGCCCCCAAGATCGGCTGGTGCTGGTGGGGCAACCGGCACACCTGGCTGGGCTTCGCCTCCGCGACGGGCCGTGGGATCCAGGACCTGTAAGGAGCCGTGACCATGTGACGGGGTGGGGAAAGCGTCGCGTCACGCCTTGCTGTCGTTGCCGTTGCCTCGAGGACGGTGAGCGAGGAACGGGGTTCATCGGGGGGTTCTCCAGGGGCGAGGCCGTCAAGGGTGAGCGCTGTGTCGTCGGCCCGGACCACGGCCGACGACACAGCGGGGTAGCTGGGAAGGGCGGGTTCCGGTTCGGGGGGCGATGAGCTTGACGGTGTTGGGCCAGCCGTAACCGCCGTCACGCAGCTGCAGCGCAATGTGCAGCAGCCGGAAGCCCTCCAGCGCACGACGGCCGTACGAAGCGGCGACGGCCCGGAAGCCGTCGCCGCGTGTTCGATCTGGGGGAACGTGTCAGCGCTGTGTGTAGAGGAAGCCGAGCTTGTCGATCTCGTCACCGGCGCGCCCGTGGAACCCGGCGATCTGCCAGCCCGACGGCACGGTGCGCGTCACGCAGTCGGACGTGGTGGTTCCGCCGGACAGGCTCCTGCCGAGGTTGGTCGTGAACTTGGCGGAGAAGATCCGGGTGTGGCCGCTCTTCTGGCCCTGGCAGAGCTGGGCGGAGGTGACGTACTCCCCGCTGCCCAGGGACAGTGACGACAGCGTGCCGCCGGTGCCGCCGTGGTGGAGGACGGTGCCGTTGCCGAGCGTCAGGCCGACACCGTCGACACGGGAGCCGCTGCGCAGGGAGAGGGTGACAGGGCGCGCTCCCGCCGGTACGGCGTCGATGTCGGTGTAGTAGTCGCCGTGGGGCCCGCCGAACTGATCGCTGAGCCGGAAGTCCGGATCGCGCGACCAGGAGAAGCCGACCGCGACCGGGTCGTGGTCGGACAGCATGAGCCCGCCGTCGGTGAGGAACTTGGCGTGTTCGTTGTTGTAGGACGTGGCGTCGAGCGACACGAGTTTGCTGCCGCGGTACAGGACCTTGTCGACGATCTCGCAGGTGTTGGGCACCGTGGGGCCGGTCTGGTCACAGACCAGGGCGTCGCTGCCCTTGACCGGCGGGGTACCGCCGCGGATCAGCTGTACCCAGGGGTCGGTGAGGCCGTTGGCGGCGGCGAACTCGGCGATGGTGTCGCCGCTGCGGGTGTAGCGGGTGTTGGTGTCGCCCATGACCACGACGGCGTTGCCGGCCGAGTGGGTCTTGATGAAGGCCGTCAGCTGGCTGAGGTTGTCGGCGCGCGAGGCCAGGTCGCCGGCGTTGGTGCCGGCGTTGGTGTGCAAGTTGTAGAAGTCGGCATACACCCCTTCGGCGAGGCGCACCCGCATGAAGGTGAACCCCTTGGGGGTCAGGCAGTCGCCGGAGTCGAACTGGCAGGAGTTCCAGCGCACCCGCTCGAAGTCGTCGATGTCGTAGGGCAGCGTGGACAGGGTGTTCAGCCCACTGCCGATGCCTGCGCCGCCGCTGGTGGGAGTGCGGTGGGCGTGCGTGGTGTCGCCGGCGTAGAGATGGGCGTGGTAGTTGAAGTCCTCCTCCACGTGCACGATGTCGTACGGTGCGATGCGCCGGCCGATCTCCGTGGTGCTGGACTCGCGGGGCGTGGACGCGCTGGAGAGGATCTCCGGCAGGCCCGCGACGTTGTAGGTGAGGGCGTTGAAGGACCCGGAGGCCGGGTCCGCGGCAACGGCGGGCGACGCGTTCGTGACGAACCCGCCGCAGGTGAGGGCCGCGGCCGCGAGGCAGGTGAGAAGACGGCGCATGAAGCGGTACTCCTGTGAAGTGGAGAGGGGCAGCGGGAACTTACCGCTGGTAACTCACTTCTGTCGCCGGTTGGGTCGGAGGAGATCGAAACTTGACCGCGTGGTCCAGGCCAGGGGCCTGGAGCCGGGTCGGGGCGCGAGAGGGCGCCCGTCGTGGCATCGCCCGCCTCGTCCTCCGAGAATTGCGTCCGGACGGTCGCGAGGTTGGTGACACTTCGACTCGGGTCGGGGCTGCTGGTGGAATTCATGAGCTGCGGAACGGGGAGTGAGTGGGAGGCACTCACTCGTCCGAAGTGTCGTGCCGCATCTGTCGATCTGCCAGAACACGGATCGTCCCAAGCGCGTAGGAGCGGCGGCCGAATGGCTTGGGGGCCTTCGGCGGTAGCTGCCCTTCTACGTTGGTTGCGGTGCTGTTGCGGGACGCCCGGGGATCGCTCCCCGGGGGTGGCACCGGCGTCAGCCGGTGTCTTCTCGTTTCAATGCCCCTTGCCCGGGAGCCTTGCGGGCTCCGGGACGTCCAGGGGCTCGGCGAGCGTTTTGGGTCTCCCCCCTATCGGAGGCGACCGTCTTGAGCTTCCTTTGCGCCGCGTCGACGATGTTCGCGGTGCTGTTCACGTGTCGCTGTACGACCGCCCCGCACGAGGGGCAGTGGAACTTGCTGCACGACGGGTCGGAGCTTGGGTTTCGCTCCTTGCACCTCGCGCAGCAGGCGGTGACGGGCTCACCCTGGTTGAGGACGACGAGTTGCGAGCCGTACCAGGCGGTCTTGTATGCGAGCTTCTTGCGCAGGCTGCCCGGGCCGGCGTCCAGGAGATGCTGGTTGAGGCGGGCCTTGGCCGTAACGTTTTTGCGGGGCTTGCCGCGGGTGCCCTCGGTCGAGCTGGTGAGAGCGGTGATGTCCAGGTCCTCGATCGCCACGTGCGTGAAACCGGTGGCCAGCTTCTTGGACAGGCCGTGCAGGAACGAGGCGCGTCGCACCGTGACCTGCTGGTGGGCGCGGGAGACCCGGGCGGTGGCTTTCCTCCACCGCCCCGACCCCTGTCGGCAACGGGACATCGCGCGCTGGGCCTTCGACAGCGTGGCCAGACTGTCGGCGAGAAGACGGGGGTGGTGTACGACGGCGGTGGCGGGCTCGGCCGGGTCGAGGGGGCTGGACAGGGCGGCCAGGTGGTGGGAGCCGAGGTCGACGCCGACGAGGCCGCCGGCACGCTGGCGGGCGGTGGGCCGGCCGATCTCCTCGACGCGTCCGCCGTTCTCGGAGGCCTTCTCGGCCAGGATGCGGCTCAGGTACGGGGTGCGGGTGCCGTCGTCGTGGACGTGCTCCCACAGCACGGGCACGTCCTGCTGCACCTTGGCCAGCACGGAGGCGTACCAGCGGTGGCCGCCGCGGCTGACGGTCACGGACTGGATGACAGCCTGCCCGCGGCCGACGAGCCGCGCGAGGCGCTTGCCGGAGTCGTGGATGCGGATGCTGCCCAGGCCTGGCATCACCAGGCGCCGGTAGCCCTCCAGGCGGATGATCGGCCTCATCACGTCGTGGAAGAGGGAAAACGACTCTGCGTGGCCTTTCTTCTTGAATCGGGGGTATCCGTGGCGCTGGCCGGCACGGCGGCCGGAGAGCGAGTCCTGCCAGTGATTCCAGGCGACCTGGGCGCGGTCGAAGCCGGAGGTGAAGCAGTAGACGTTGACCTCGCTCCACCACGGGCTGCCGCCCTCCTCCTTGGGCAGATCACGTTCCATCCGCCACAGGTTGCTGGTGTCGGTCGCGGTCGGCGTGCGGAAACCGGCGCTGAACGCCTGGGCCTTGAGTGCGTTCACCGTGGCACGGCCTTCGGCCAGGAGTTGGCGTTCACGGGTGGTACCGGCGGCGTCCGCGCGGGCGGTGGCCAGCCGAAGGACGAGGGCCTCCTGCCCGGCCGGGGACTGCATCGCGGCCGGCGGAGGCTTGCCGACGACGGTGAGTGTGAGGCTCTTGCGGTGGTGGTCCCACACCCTGATGCGGTCGGTGAGCTCGGCACCGTCCGCCTTGATCCGCTCCTTGGCCTCGGCTTCGGTCAGCCCCGCCTCGAGGTAGGCGGTCCGGCGGTCGGCCCATGCCTGGTGGGCTCGGGTCTTCTTGGCCACGGCGTAGTTGTAGGCCCACCGGCAAGCGCCGGAATAGCGGGACAGGGCGGCGCGCTCGGGATCGGAGGGGTCCAGGGTGAACCGGTACGCCCGCAGTACCTCTGCCACGGGCATCGTCACGGCCGCGGAGCCGTGCCCCGGCCCTGCGGGGTTGGATTTCGCCGCCACGCGTGGTGTACCTCCGGTTCCAAGTCGCTGTGCTGGACCGCAGGTTGCCATGAGGCAAAGGTCGCTGGTCACGCGCCATACCGTCATGTTCGGCGGGTAGCCGAAAAGGACTCTTACACTGGCATTTGCCTCAGCTTGAGCAGGATAGGAGCTTTCGCTGGCACGTGAAGCAAGCACGCGTGCCTGTTTTGGGTCGCTCCGGTAGATCGCCTGGTGGTTCCTGTGGTGAGGCAAGTGGTGAAGTCACAGTCCGCTTTGGCTCCCAACGGAACGCGACGGCATGGCACATGATCAACGATGGCTGCTCCATGGCAATCTGCGGTCCAGCACGATGACTTGGAGCCGGAGGTAGACCGCCATAGTGGCGAACAGCAATCCCACTGTCAGAAGGCGCCGCCTGGGCGCCGAGCTCCGCCGGCTCCGTCAGGCCAGCGGGCTGAAGAGTGCAGAAGCGGCCGAGCGGCTCATGGTCTCCCAGCCCAAGATCAGCCACTTGGAGAACGGTCGCCGCGCCATCAGCCCCCGCGATGTACGCGATCTGTGTGCGATCTACGGAGTGACGGACCAGCAGGTCATCGACTCGCTGATGCGGATGGCCAAGGAATCCGGACAGCAGGGCTGGTGGAACGTCTACGGTGACATTCCCCAGAGTGTCTACGTCGGCCTGGAGGCGGACGCCGCCACCGTCCACGCATACGAGCCCATGGTGATCCCCGACCTGCTGCAGACCCCCGCCTACGCCCACGCGGTCATTGGGGAAACGATCCCTCTGCTCACTGCCGAACAGGCCGCCACACGTCTCAAGGTGCGGCTACGCCGGCAGCACCGGATCTACGACCCGGCCTGCCCGCTGCGTCTGTGGGTCATCGTGGACGAATCGTCACTGCGCCGTGTCGTCGGCGGCGAGGAGATCATGCGCGAGCAACTGGAGCACCTGAACACGCTCGGCGTGGAGCCCCACATCACCGTGCAGGTCCTCCCCTACACGGCGGGTGCCCACCCGGGTTTCGCAGGACGATTCTGCATCCTGAGGTTCGCCGACAGCCCAGAGGCAGTGGTGCACCTGGAACGCTTCACCAGCGATCTCTACCTGGAGAAACCATCCGACGTGCAGCACTACAGCGTGATGTACGACCACCTCCAGGCCCAGGCTCTCGACCCTGACAGCAGCCGCGACTTCATCACCGACGTCACCGAGACGTACGTCGACGCGGCGAGCCGTCCCTGAGTGCCGGAATCGTGAGAGGCGAGGCGGCAGGCAGCCAGGCGTGCCGGCAGGCCAGGCCCGTACGGGACCGGCTCACACTCGGTTCGCTGGATCCGACCAGCTGGTTGAAGGCCAGATCGGCCGGCCGGGTCTCGAAGAGCGTGAACCGGACGGTGTCGGCGTGTCGTTGGGCGGCGGGTGATCTGCGCTCGGAAGCGAGGGGTATCGCCTACTCGCCTTGCGGCATGCATGCATGCCGCAAGGCGAGTAGGCATGCATGCCGGCTTCCGCCGTCCTCGGCTGCGGCATCCTTGAGGGTCGGCCGGTGTCCGTACCGGCCCCGTCCGTACACGACGGCACAACGCACAACTCGAACAGCGCGCCGCCCCGCGCGGTCGGACACGCGTACAACTCCGCCCGGAAGCATGACACTTCCGCGATCGCATCCCGCAGGGCACTCTGATGCCCCAGATCCAGGACCACGGCCTTCGTACTCTCTCCTCTGCTCCGTGACGGCGCACAGGATCGGACGCAGGCCGCCTTCACGTCCGCCGAACCGCGAAAACGGTGGTCAAGTACGGCTCACCCTCGATGCCGGAGCCACATGACAGGCTCAGGGGGTGAAGACCTGGTCGAGGCGGTCGATGGTCCCGTCGCTGCCGAGGTGGTAGGTGAAGACCAGGCCGGAGTT
Proteins encoded:
- a CDS encoding jacalin-like lectin → MRRLLTCLAAAALTCGGFVTNASPAVAADPASGSFNALTYNVAGLPEILSSASTPRESSTTEIGRRIAPYDIVHVEEDFNYHAHLYAGDTTHAHRTPTSGGAGIGSGLNTLSTLPYDIDDFERVRWNSCQFDSGDCLTPKGFTFMRVRLAEGVYADFYNLHTNAGTNAGDLASRADNLSQLTAFIKTHSAGNAVVVMGDTNTRYTRSGDTIAEFAAANGLTDPWVQLIRGGTPPVKGSDALVCDQTGPTVPNTCEIVDKVLYRGSKLVSLDATSYNNEHAKFLTDGGLMLSDHDPVAVGFSWSRDPDFRLSDQFGGPHGDYYTDIDAVPAGARPVTLSLRSGSRVDGVGLTLGNGTVLHHGGTGGTLSSLSLGSGEYVTSAQLCQGQKSGHTRIFSAKFTTNLGRSLSGGTTTSDCVTRTVPSGWQIAGFHGRAGDEIDKLGFLYTQR
- a CDS encoding RNA-guided endonuclease TnpB family protein is translated as MAAKSNPAGPGHGSAAVTMPVAEVLRAYRFTLDPSDPERAALSRYSGACRWAYNYAVAKKTRAHQAWADRRTAYLEAGLTEAEAKERIKADGAELTDRIRVWDHHRKSLTLTVVGKPPPAAMQSPAGQEALVLRLATARADAAGTTRERQLLAEGRATVNALKAQAFSAGFRTPTATDTSNLWRMERDLPKEEGGSPWWSEVNVYCFTSGFDRAQVAWNHWQDSLSGRRAGQRHGYPRFKKKGHAESFSLFHDVMRPIIRLEGYRRLVMPGLGSIRIHDSGKRLARLVGRGQAVIQSVTVSRGGHRWYASVLAKVQQDVPVLWEHVHDDGTRTPYLSRILAEKASENGGRVEEIGRPTARQRAGGLVGVDLGSHHLAALSSPLDPAEPATAVVHHPRLLADSLATLSKAQRAMSRCRQGSGRWRKATARVSRAHQQVTVRRASFLHGLSKKLATGFTHVAIEDLDITALTSSTEGTRGKPRKNVTAKARLNQHLLDAGPGSLRKKLAYKTAWYGSQLVVLNQGEPVTACCARCKERNPSSDPSCSKFHCPSCGAVVQRHVNSTANIVDAAQRKLKTVASDRGETQNARRAPGRPGARKAPGQGALKREDTG
- a CDS encoding sulfotransferase family protein, which produces MRSLTFVFGTGRSGSTALSRILNAHPDVLSLNEYMASVGDAAFPEGQVGGEEFWQALFRPAPHFEQMIRSGLPLPEFLHTRRPGRYSARTEGIPALSLMVLPHLTDDPDGLLDALGAAVVRWPERTAAEHHRSLFGLLCARFGRTAVVERSGYSTGWVRVLREAFPDAKFVHMFRNGPDCALSMSRHPGYRMISLLREIKTRSGIDSFSALTPEHVRALPPDLAPLLDECFDPALVRDRHIPLRTFGALWSELVIEATEFLTRLPADQRTTLAYENLLDQPAQELTRLADFVGVVPLPQWLHTASALLDHSRRGSARSLPAADLAELRADCAPGHRVLGV
- a CDS encoding helix-turn-helix domain-containing protein, whose protein sequence is MVANSNPTVRRRRLGAELRRLRQASGLKSAEAAERLMVSQPKISHLENGRRAISPRDVRDLCAIYGVTDQQVIDSLMRMAKESGQQGWWNVYGDIPQSVYVGLEADAATVHAYEPMVIPDLLQTPAYAHAVIGETIPLLTAEQAATRLKVRLRRQHRIYDPACPLRLWVIVDESSLRRVVGGEEIMREQLEHLNTLGVEPHITVQVLPYTAGAHPGFAGRFCILRFADSPEAVVHLERFTSDLYLEKPSDVQHYSVMYDHLQAQALDPDSSRDFITDVTETYVDAASRP
- a CDS encoding DUF5701 family protein; the encoded protein is MPKPTPAPSAVLPVLPTLSAQAERLIELGVHELAGLPADDLRTFAEAAEAADAPESGDGALLTVHPDLVPASALAPLLRRDGKPGFVVTDMPDVDRFAPCAIELPDARLYLVTGLDRGDHMANWSPEEALPVLTKEDRTPLLLTEGIHWVLQQPEVLERNRCFMTIGSRLRKENGTLDARTPAIWISNGTGRDGSERRNAPKIGWCWWGNRHTWLGFASATGRGIQDL